One segment of Bradyrhizobium sp. WD16 DNA contains the following:
- a CDS encoding caspase family protein: MSRKRGGVVIGVDKTGDLPALEASARGAAKFGAWLQDEGFEVKTITDADGSVTASQILEAITGFVAAGTYDQLVVYFSGHGYWKNDSELWLLTRAPADANEAVNWKETVDFAKDCGVPNVVLISDACRSIPTTPRAMRVRGSIVFPNDDVRRNRAKVDQFIAASIGTAAYEVSLQGGPKENVFTRCLMQAFAQPDSDMVVEVVEDGQQVRVVPNRRLGPYLRREVATLLAGVNITMDQAPDDEVLSDDSAYIGHARTTGAIIAKSPREVPLAGRGLGGSALRKAGVRALPPDLRGIAAQVFTKALDEGRSLRRDVPATDGTEPAAHPVIPIAAGHPGFDEAVARARGLAPDVRHFETDTGFAVLGGRVVDAALAGGGRLDLLASGDGEAEPAILRVDPDRAACTAVIRLGDGNGVPLAVLRGYVGHVVVDKGRVVNVSYIPSDRNSRFPDYAARASQLEKLRAAAAAAIQFGVFRISDPHSAERLAAEIQVGKGIDPSLGLYAAYAYWEADAMAALHAVASAMRQDLQSELFDVAMLDRDRTGKTAGPELPTAAFCPMLAQGWNLLRGRGISLPGVLDDAQDELAGGLWTTFLPRRADLILAAIRQGELR; the protein is encoded by the coding sequence GTGTCGAGGAAGCGCGGTGGGGTCGTCATCGGCGTCGACAAGACCGGCGATCTGCCGGCGCTGGAGGCCTCGGCCCGTGGTGCCGCGAAATTCGGAGCCTGGCTCCAGGATGAGGGATTCGAGGTCAAGACGATCACCGATGCCGACGGTTCGGTGACGGCGTCGCAGATACTGGAAGCCATCACGGGGTTTGTCGCCGCCGGAACGTATGACCAGCTCGTCGTCTATTTCTCCGGTCACGGCTATTGGAAGAACGACTCCGAATTGTGGCTGCTGACGCGCGCGCCGGCCGATGCGAACGAAGCCGTCAACTGGAAGGAGACGGTCGACTTCGCCAAGGACTGCGGGGTTCCGAATGTCGTGCTGATCTCGGATGCGTGCCGGAGCATCCCGACGACGCCCCGGGCGATGCGGGTGCGCGGCAGCATCGTCTTCCCCAACGACGACGTTCGGAGAAACCGCGCCAAAGTGGATCAATTCATCGCGGCGAGCATCGGCACGGCCGCTTATGAAGTATCGCTCCAGGGAGGTCCGAAGGAGAACGTCTTCACCCGTTGTCTGATGCAGGCCTTCGCCCAGCCGGACAGCGATATGGTGGTCGAGGTCGTGGAAGACGGCCAGCAGGTGCGGGTGGTCCCTAATCGTCGGCTGGGGCCTTATCTGCGTCGCGAGGTCGCGACGCTGCTGGCCGGCGTTAACATCACTATGGACCAGGCACCGGACGATGAAGTCCTGTCGGATGACAGCGCCTATATCGGCCACGCCAGGACGACGGGAGCAATCATTGCCAAGTCTCCTCGCGAGGTGCCGCTGGCGGGCCGCGGCCTCGGCGGATCGGCACTGCGCAAGGCCGGCGTCCGCGCCCTACCTCCCGATTTGCGCGGCATCGCCGCGCAGGTCTTCACCAAGGCTCTCGACGAGGGACGATCCCTGCGGCGCGACGTGCCTGCCACCGACGGGACCGAACCCGCGGCGCACCCCGTCATCCCGATCGCCGCCGGGCATCCCGGTTTCGACGAGGCGGTGGCGCGCGCGCGCGGTCTTGCGCCCGATGTTCGGCATTTCGAGACCGATACCGGCTTCGCCGTCCTCGGCGGCCGCGTCGTCGACGCAGCGCTGGCGGGCGGCGGTCGTCTTGATCTGCTGGCGTCGGGGGACGGCGAAGCCGAACCGGCGATTCTGCGCGTCGATCCGGATCGAGCGGCCTGCACCGCCGTGATCCGGCTAGGGGACGGCAATGGCGTGCCGCTGGCGGTGCTGCGCGGCTATGTCGGCCATGTCGTCGTAGACAAAGGTCGTGTGGTGAATGTCAGCTATATTCCTTCCGACAGGAATTCCCGTTTTCCAGACTATGCGGCGCGAGCCTCCCAGCTCGAGAAGCTGCGCGCCGCAGCGGCGGCGGCGATCCAGTTCGGTGTCTTTCGCATCAGCGATCCGCACTCCGCCGAGCGTCTCGCGGCAGAGATTCAAGTGGGCAAAGGCATTGATCCGTCCCTCGGTCTCTATGCCGCCTATGCCTATTGGGAGGCGGATGCGATGGCGGCACTGCATGCGGTCGCCTCGGCCATGCGCCAGGATCTGCAATCCGAACTGTTCGACGTCGCCATGCTCGATCGCGACCGGACCGGCAAGACTGCCGGCCCGGAACTGCCGACTGCTGCGTTCTGTCCGATGCTCGCCCAGGGATGGAATCTGCTCAGGGGCCGGGGGATCAGCTTGCCCGGCGTGCTGGACGACGCGCAGGACGAACTCGCCGGCGGCCTCTGGACGACGTTCCTGCCGCGGCGTGCCGATCTGATCCTCGCTGCTATTCGACAGGGAGAACTGCGATGA
- a CDS encoding pyridoxal-dependent decarboxylase: MKATDKLDLDPADWDAFRAVGHQALDAMIDHLRSLRERPVWREAPDEVRAAFRAPLPDAPRELGDVVADIDRLIRPYVTGNPHPLFMGWVHGAGTPAGMIAEMIAAGLNANCGGRNHIGLEVERQVTRWVAQSLGLPASSSGLFVTGSSMANFIALLVARTRLLGPSVRQSGLQAVPQRLTAYASAEAHQCIGQAMELAGLGSDQLRLIATDDRRAMRPDALAQAIETDIAAGWTPFLVVATAGTVNTGALDPIAAIADVAAARALWLHVDGAIGAVASLSTELRPLLGGIERADSVALDFHKWMHVPYDAGFVIVRDAKLHLQTFSSEAVYLSRADAGLARRDVWPCDLGPDLSRGFRALKTWVTLQTFGAERLGACMARCCDVARHLAERLEASGLFTVHAPVTLNIVCFGVRAADADTVNPRLVEALHVSGEAAPSLTYLDGRPVIRAAIVNHRTTRADMDDFVAALRRHLPHRG; encoded by the coding sequence ATGAAGGCGACCGACAAGCTCGATCTCGATCCGGCGGACTGGGACGCCTTCCGCGCCGTCGGCCACCAGGCGCTCGACGCCATGATCGACCATCTGCGCAGCCTGCGCGAGCGGCCGGTCTGGCGCGAGGCGCCGGACGAGGTGCGCGCGGCGTTTCGTGCGCCGTTGCCGGATGCGCCGCGCGAACTCGGCGACGTCGTCGCCGACATCGACAGGCTGATCCGGCCCTATGTCACCGGCAATCCGCATCCGCTGTTCATGGGCTGGGTGCACGGCGCCGGCACGCCGGCCGGCATGATCGCCGAGATGATCGCCGCCGGGCTCAACGCCAATTGCGGCGGCCGCAACCATATCGGGCTCGAGGTCGAGCGCCAGGTCACCCGCTGGGTGGCGCAGTCCCTGGGCCTGCCGGCCTCGTCGTCGGGCCTGTTCGTCACCGGCTCGTCGATGGCGAATTTCATCGCGCTCTTGGTGGCGCGCACCAGGCTGCTCGGGCCCTCGGTGCGGCAGAGCGGCCTGCAGGCCGTGCCCCAGCGGCTCACCGCCTATGCCTCGGCGGAAGCGCATCAGTGCATCGGCCAGGCGATGGAGCTCGCCGGTCTCGGCAGCGACCAGCTCCGCCTGATCGCGACCGACGATCGCCGCGCGATGCGGCCCGACGCGCTCGCCCAGGCGATCGAGACCGACATCGCCGCCGGATGGACACCCTTTCTCGTCGTCGCCACCGCCGGCACGGTGAATACCGGCGCGCTCGATCCGATCGCGGCCATTGCCGACGTCGCCGCCGCGCGCGCCCTGTGGCTGCATGTCGACGGCGCCATCGGCGCCGTGGCGAGCCTGTCGACGGAATTGCGCCCGCTGCTGGGAGGCATCGAGCGGGCCGATTCCGTCGCCCTCGATTTCCACAAATGGATGCATGTGCCCTATGACGCCGGCTTCGTCATCGTGCGCGACGCCAAGCTCCATCTGCAGACCTTCTCCAGCGAGGCGGTCTATCTGTCCCGCGCCGACGCCGGTCTCGCCCGCCGCGATGTCTGGCCCTGCGATCTCGGCCCGGACCTGTCGCGCGGCTTTCGCGCGCTCAAGACCTGGGTGACGCTGCAGACCTTCGGCGCCGAACGACTCGGCGCCTGCATGGCCAGGTGCTGCGACGTCGCCCGCCATCTCGCCGAACGGCTGGAGGCCAGCGGCCTGTTCACCGTCCACGCGCCGGTGACGCTGAACATCGTCTGCTTCGGCGTGCGCGCGGCCGACGCCGACACCGTCAATCCCCGCCTCGTCGAAGCGCTGCATGTCAGCGGCGAGGCGGCGCCGTCCCTGACCTATCTCGACGGTCGCCCGGTGATCCGCGCCGCCATCGTCAATCACCGGACGACCCGCGCCGACATGGACGATTTCGTCGCCGCGCTGCGCCGGCATCTGCCGCACCGGGGGTGA
- a CDS encoding HAD-IA family hydrolase produces the protein MIEAVIWDFGGVLTTSPFEAFARFERERGLPADIIRNTNAANHLENAWAKFERAEIDLDAFDELFAAESRDFGAEVRGREILPLLAGDLRPAMVEALKHIRSRFKTGCITNNLPANSIGSSRSFYVADVMALFDHIIESAKIGLRKPDPRIYRMMVEALGVEPARCVYLDDLGVNLKPAREMGMATIKVVDPSQAIADLEAATGLSLHS, from the coding sequence ATGATCGAGGCGGTGATCTGGGATTTCGGCGGGGTGCTGACCACGTCGCCGTTCGAGGCCTTTGCCAGGTTCGAGCGCGAACGCGGCCTGCCCGCCGACATCATCCGCAACACCAACGCCGCCAATCACCTCGAAAACGCCTGGGCGAAGTTCGAGCGGGCCGAGATCGACCTCGACGCCTTCGACGAATTGTTCGCGGCCGAATCCCGCGACTTCGGCGCGGAGGTCCGCGGCCGGGAGATCCTGCCGCTGCTCGCCGGCGACCTGCGTCCCGCCATGGTCGAGGCGCTCAAGCACATCCGCAGCCGGTTCAAGACCGGCTGCATCACCAACAATTTGCCCGCCAACAGCATCGGCAGCAGCCGATCGTTCTATGTCGCCGACGTCATGGCGCTGTTCGATCACATCATCGAATCCGCCAAGATCGGCTTGCGCAAGCCTGACCCGCGGATCTATCGCATGATGGTCGAGGCCCTCGGGGTCGAGCCCGCCCGCTGCGTCTATCTCGACGACCTCGGCGTCAACCTCAAGCCGGCGCGGGAGATGGGCATGGCCACCATCAAGGTGGTCGATCCTTCGCAGGCCATCGCCGACCTCGAAGCGGCGACCGGCCTTTCCCTGCACAGCTGA
- a CDS encoding TonB-dependent receptor: MVITVTTGRRRSRLLATSALLSPALLFMASLAPPAASTARAQSAGKLPTIVVDPARPRSTGRHVPARSAPAARPVAAPAPSAPGPQETSFVPANTTTISAETAFQRGLSSSDSAALITELPGGAAWGAGGVSSLPSINGFGADRVQVAINSMLISPACPNEMNPPLSFVNPAMIAKMRAYVGVAPVSVGGDYTGARIDVTTAPPKFAQGDSRGDSWVTSALLSGFFRSNGNAYGVDSTATIANRDTSVTYTGGWVRSGDYKAGDGTRIKSTLYETQNHALSISKESFGNLFTLQVGGQFIPYQGYVNQYMDMVYNRGLYLNGRYEGNFDWGKFETSAFIHQIRHTMGFIEPDKTGRMPMDTNSSDAGYTVKATIAASQHDIIRIGNELAYNRLEDWWDPVPGSMMMGPNSFLNINNGRRGRVGTFAEWERHWAPGWTTIGGIRNDVVWMNTGEVRGYNGMYAADAAAFNALDRARTDVNVDGSGLVRYEPDQRSLFEFGFARKTRSPNLYERYAWSNNAMAMSMIGWFGDGNGYTGNVDLKPEKAHTASFTAGWHDEAQQTWAIKVTPYYSYVQDYIDVDRCASASCLASNPDNLTATNSFVSLRFANHDATLYGVNLETKLAIWDNLTYGRGEFRGTLGYVRGRRTDGVDLYHVMPINAKLAFDHRIGGWINSIELQLVGSKDQVSQVRNELKTAAYALVNLRTGYQWQHARIDLGVDNLFNQTYDLPLGGADLVDYKVVSMMGTSTAWGYNVKGPGRSVNGRLTVQF, from the coding sequence ATGGTCATCACCGTCACCACCGGCCGACGCCGGTCCCGCCTGCTCGCCACCAGCGCGCTGCTGTCGCCAGCTCTATTGTTCATGGCGAGCCTCGCGCCGCCGGCTGCATCGACGGCCCGGGCCCAGAGCGCCGGCAAGCTGCCCACCATCGTGGTCGATCCCGCAAGACCTCGCAGCACCGGGCGCCATGTGCCGGCGCGCTCGGCGCCCGCCGCGCGCCCTGTCGCCGCGCCGGCGCCATCGGCACCCGGGCCGCAGGAGACAAGCTTCGTCCCCGCCAATACCACCACCATCTCCGCGGAAACCGCTTTCCAGCGCGGGCTGTCGTCCAGCGATTCGGCAGCGCTGATCACCGAGCTGCCCGGCGGCGCGGCGTGGGGCGCCGGCGGCGTCTCGAGCCTGCCCTCGATCAACGGCTTCGGCGCCGATCGTGTCCAGGTCGCCATCAACAGCATGCTGATCAGCCCGGCCTGCCCGAACGAGATGAATCCACCGCTCTCCTTCGTCAATCCGGCGATGATCGCGAAGATGCGCGCCTATGTCGGCGTCGCCCCCGTGAGCGTCGGCGGCGACTACACCGGCGCGCGGATCGACGTCACCACCGCCCCGCCGAAATTCGCGCAAGGGGATTCTCGAGGTGATTCCTGGGTCACCAGCGCGCTGCTGTCCGGCTTCTTCCGCAGCAACGGCAACGCCTACGGCGTCGACAGCACAGCCACCATCGCCAACCGCGACACCAGCGTGACCTATACCGGCGGCTGGGTCCGCTCCGGCGATTACAAGGCGGGCGACGGCACCAGGATCAAGTCGACGCTCTACGAGACCCAGAACCACGCCTTGAGCATTTCCAAGGAGAGTTTCGGCAACCTGTTCACCCTGCAGGTCGGCGGCCAGTTCATTCCCTACCAGGGCTACGTCAACCAATACATGGACATGGTCTACAATCGCGGCCTCTACCTCAACGGCCGCTACGAGGGCAATTTCGACTGGGGCAAGTTCGAGACCAGCGCCTTCATCCACCAGATCCGGCACACCATGGGCTTCATCGAGCCGGACAAGACCGGCAGGATGCCCATGGATACCAACAGCTCCGATGCCGGCTACACGGTGAAGGCGACCATCGCGGCATCGCAACACGACATCATCCGCATCGGCAACGAGCTCGCCTACAACCGGCTCGAGGACTGGTGGGATCCGGTCCCCGGATCGATGATGATGGGCCCGAACAGCTTCCTCAACATCAACAACGGCCGCCGCGGCCGGGTCGGCACTTTCGCCGAGTGGGAACGGCATTGGGCGCCGGGCTGGACCACCATCGGCGGCATTCGCAACGACGTGGTCTGGATGAATACCGGCGAGGTACGCGGCTACAACGGCATGTATGCGGCTGACGCCGCCGCCTTCAATGCGCTCGACCGCGCCCGCACCGATGTGAATGTCGACGGCTCCGGCCTCGTGCGTTACGAGCCCGATCAGCGCAGCCTGTTCGAGTTCGGCTTCGCCCGCAAGACCCGTTCGCCGAACCTCTACGAGCGCTATGCCTGGTCGAACAACGCGATGGCGATGAGCATGATCGGCTGGTTCGGCGACGGCAACGGTTATACCGGGAACGTCGATCTCAAGCCCGAGAAGGCCCACACGGCCAGCTTCACCGCCGGCTGGCACGACGAGGCGCAGCAGACCTGGGCCATCAAGGTGACGCCCTATTACAGCTATGTTCAGGACTATATCGACGTCGATCGCTGCGCCAGCGCCAGCTGCCTTGCGAGCAATCCGGACAATCTCACCGCGACGAACAGCTTCGTGTCGCTGCGCTTCGCCAACCACGACGCCACGCTCTACGGCGTCAATCTCGAGACCAAGCTGGCGATCTGGGACAACCTCACCTATGGCCGCGGCGAATTCCGCGGCACGCTGGGCTATGTGCGGGGGCGGCGCACCGACGGCGTCGATCTCTACCACGTGATGCCGATCAACGCCAAGCTCGCGTTCGACCATCGCATCGGCGGCTGGATCAACAGCATCGAGCTGCAGCTCGTCGGATCGAAGGACCAGGTCAGCCAGGTCCGCAATGAGCTGAAGACCGCCGCCTATGCCCTGGTCAATCTCCGCACCGGCTATCAGTGGCAGCATGCGCGGATCGATCTCGGCGTCGACAATCTGTTCAACCAGACCTACGACCTGCCGCTCGGCGGCGCCGACCTCGTCGACTACAAGGTCGTCTCGATGATGGGGACGTCGACCGCCTGGGGCTACAACGTCAAGGGACCCGGCCGCTCGGTCAACGGACGCCTGACCGTCCAGTTCTGA
- a CDS encoding MBL fold metallo-hydrolase RNA specificity domain-containing protein, with protein MSITLRFCGAARTVTGSCHLFTTPTGRFLVDCGLFQGQKTLKELNYGEFPFRAADIDAVLLTHAHIDHSGLIPKLVRHGFAGRILATRGTIDLCSYMLPDAGSIQESEVAALNRRNASRGRGEVEPIYTQADAVAAMQSFSAVSYESWVDVIAGVRARYWNAGHLLGSASIEIEFADAGKTGKPLRVLASGDIGPDAKLLQPDPEAPAGFDHVIMESTYGGTDREPVTPGSRRAHLAAEVRAAAGRGGALLIPAFAVERTQELIVDLVDLMDRGAIPAAPIFLDSPLAIRATEVFRQNAASLDPAVDVGRLLASKHLRFTETVEESKSIAKLSGFHIIIAASGMCDAGRIRHHLRNWLWNARATVLLTGYQAHGTLGRFLVDGAKSVRIQGNQVKVAANIRRIDDYSGHADGAELARWIAARRPVQRGLFLVHGEEEAIAGLNARISERIIPAVKIFEPTLDDIFDLSAAVPTPLVATHRRRLEPEAVTELDWHNDMSKLVLDISDRIEAAADDRTRGVIIRRLQRALQAE; from the coding sequence GTGAGCATCACCCTTCGCTTCTGCGGCGCCGCGCGCACGGTGACCGGCTCGTGCCATCTGTTCACGACGCCGACCGGCCGCTTCCTGGTCGATTGCGGCCTGTTCCAGGGACAGAAGACGCTCAAGGAGCTCAACTACGGCGAGTTTCCGTTCCGCGCCGCGGACATCGACGCCGTTCTCCTCACCCATGCCCATATCGACCACAGCGGGCTGATCCCCAAGCTGGTGCGCCACGGCTTCGCCGGCCGCATCCTGGCGACGCGCGGCACCATCGACCTGTGCTCCTACATGCTGCCCGATGCCGGCAGCATCCAGGAATCCGAAGTCGCGGCGCTCAACCGCCGCAACGCCTCGCGCGGACGTGGCGAGGTCGAGCCGATCTACACCCAGGCCGACGCGGTCGCGGCCATGCAATCCTTCTCCGCGGTCAGCTATGAGAGCTGGGTCGACGTCATCGCCGGCGTCCGCGCCCGCTACTGGAATGCCGGGCACCTGCTGGGCTCGGCTTCCATCGAGATCGAATTCGCCGACGCCGGCAAGACAGGCAAACCGCTGCGCGTATTGGCCTCGGGCGATATCGGTCCGGACGCCAAGCTGCTGCAGCCCGATCCCGAAGCCCCGGCAGGCTTCGACCATGTCATCATGGAATCGACCTACGGCGGCACGGATCGCGAGCCGGTGACGCCGGGCAGCCGCCGCGCCCACCTCGCCGCCGAAGTGCGCGCGGCCGCCGGCCGCGGCGGCGCGCTGCTGATCCCGGCCTTCGCTGTCGAACGCACCCAGGAACTGATCGTCGACCTCGTCGATCTGATGGACCGTGGCGCGATCCCGGCGGCGCCGATCTTCCTCGATTCGCCATTGGCGATCCGCGCCACCGAGGTGTTCCGCCAGAACGCCGCCAGCCTCGACCCGGCGGTCGATGTCGGCCGCCTGCTCGCCTCGAAACATCTGCGCTTCACCGAGACCGTGGAGGAGAGCAAGTCGATCGCCAAACTCTCCGGCTTCCACATCATCATCGCCGCCAGCGGCATGTGCGATGCCGGCCGCATCCGCCACCACTTGCGCAACTGGCTGTGGAACGCCAGGGCCACCGTGCTGCTGACGGGCTACCAGGCTCACGGCACCCTCGGCCGGTTCCTTGTCGACGGCGCAAAGTCGGTCAGGATCCAGGGCAATCAGGTCAAGGTCGCCGCCAATATCCGCCGCATCGACGACTACTCCGGTCATGCCGACGGCGCCGAACTGGCGCGGTGGATCGCGGCGCGCCGTCCGGTGCAGCGCGGTCTGTTCCTGGTCCATGGCGAAGAGGAGGCCATCGCCGGCCTCAACGCCCGGATCAGCGAGCGCATCATTCCCGCGGTGAAGATCTTCGAGCCGACCCTCGACGACATCTTCGATCTCTCCGCCGCGGTTCCCACGCCGCTTGTCGCCACCCATCGACGCCGCCTCGAGCCCGAAGCGGTGACCGAACTCGACTGGCACAACGACATGTCGAAGCTGGTGCTCGACATCAGCGACCGGATCGAGGCCGCGGCCGACGACCGCACGCGAGGCGTCATCATCCGCCGCCTGCAGCGTGCGCTGCAGGCGGAGTGA
- a CDS encoding ribose-phosphate diphosphokinase — protein sequence MPAGIQALSSSREEAGRLARRLGLPLYVIDTHAFPDGEIRVTIGAAAATTILFASLDRPNDKLIALLFAAEALRRSGCRRIVLVAPYLCYMRQDAAFRDGEAISQRAIGRMLANTVDRIVTVDAHLHRTAAIGDVFPGIRADNLSAMPAIAAVLRTAPYDRSTVVVGPDAESAGWVGELAGLLGLAHQVARKSRRGDRSVEIEFSDRAALRGRPMLLADDIVSSGGTLITCAEALRHAGAASIEAVITHALYPPELRGAFARAGIHSLRSCCSVPHPTNAFPLDGLFADALADELGHRQESRP from the coding sequence ATGCCTGCCGGCATCCAGGCCCTGTCGTCCTCCCGGGAGGAAGCCGGCCGCCTGGCGCGCCGGCTTGGACTGCCGCTTTATGTCATCGACACCCACGCCTTCCCGGACGGCGAGATCCGCGTCACGATCGGCGCCGCGGCGGCGACCACGATCCTCTTCGCCTCGCTCGATCGTCCCAACGACAAGCTGATCGCGCTGCTCTTCGCCGCCGAAGCGTTACGGCGCAGCGGCTGTCGGCGGATCGTGCTGGTCGCGCCCTATCTCTGCTACATGCGCCAGGACGCCGCCTTCCGGGACGGCGAGGCGATCAGCCAGCGCGCCATCGGTCGCATGCTGGCGAATACCGTCGACCGGATCGTCACCGTCGACGCCCATCTGCACCGCACCGCGGCGATCGGCGACGTCTTTCCCGGCATCCGGGCCGACAACCTCTCGGCGATGCCCGCCATCGCCGCCGTGCTCAGGACCGCACCGTACGATCGCTCCACCGTGGTCGTCGGACCGGACGCGGAATCGGCAGGCTGGGTCGGCGAGCTCGCCGGCCTTCTCGGCCTCGCTCATCAGGTGGCGCGCAAGTCCCGACGCGGCGACCGCAGCGTCGAGATCGAATTCTCCGACCGCGCCGCCCTGCGCGGCCGCCCGATGCTGCTCGCCGACGACATCGTCTCCTCCGGCGGCACCCTGATCACCTGTGCCGAGGCGCTGCGCCATGCCGGCGCCGCCTCGATCGAAGCCGTGATCACCCATGCGCTCTATCCACCGGAGCTGCGCGGCGCCTTTGCCCGCGCCGGCATCCATTCGCTGCGCTCGTGCTGCAGCGTGCCCCATCCGACCAATGCCTTCCCGCTCGACGGCCTGTTTGCCGATGCATTGGCCGATGAGCTCGGCCATCGTCAGGAGTCCCGCCCGTGA
- a CDS encoding thymidine phosphorylase family protein yields the protein MEQRAEARGNPPRPPLTVSRLALDTGRENVAVVSRRSLALRPEVFRGFSRVELRCNSKVLLATLLITDDDSLVGPDELGLSQPAFRRFNEPVGSLVAVTPAPPPASLDAVRGKIQGRILSADEIRAIVNDVAHYRYSDMEIAAFLISSASFMTSDELLALVAAMAEAGTRLSWPSPIVVDKHCIGGIPGNRTSMVVVPIVAAHGLTIPKTSSRAITSPAGTADTMEVLARVDLGVEEMKEVVAACHGCLVWGGHVNLSPADDVLISVERPLSIDTREQMVASIMSKKLAAGSTHLLVDLPVGPSAKLGNAAEAMRLRKLFEFVGDRFGIAVEVIMTDGRQPIGNGIGPVLEARDVMAVLSGDPKAPVDLREKSLRLAAHLLEYDPQLRGGSGYARARELLDSGAAFKQMQKIIDAQGPSPCAVQPGPLSLDVRAEADGIVAGIDCLQLNRLARTAGAPLDGGAGIDLFKKVGDRVDKGEPLYRIYSLDASQHELVAAAVRSSNGYLVNGHPPVDGKPA from the coding sequence ATGGAGCAACGAGCCGAAGCGAGAGGAAACCCGCCGCGGCCGCCGCTCACCGTTTCGCGCCTCGCGCTCGACACCGGCCGCGAAAATGTCGCGGTGGTCTCCCGCCGCTCGCTGGCCCTGCGCCCGGAAGTGTTCCGTGGCTTCAGCCGCGTCGAGCTGCGCTGCAACAGCAAAGTCCTGCTCGCCACCCTGCTGATCACCGACGACGACAGCCTGGTCGGCCCCGACGAGCTCGGGCTGTCGCAGCCCGCCTTCCGCCGCTTCAACGAGCCGGTGGGCAGCCTCGTTGCCGTGACGCCCGCGCCGCCGCCGGCAAGCCTCGATGCGGTACGGGGGAAAATCCAGGGCCGCATTCTGAGCGCCGACGAGATCCGGGCCATCGTCAACGATGTCGCCCACTACCGCTATTCCGACATGGAGATCGCCGCCTTCCTGATCAGTTCGGCGAGCTTCATGACCAGCGACGAATTGCTGGCCCTGGTCGCGGCCATGGCCGAGGCCGGCACGCGGCTGAGCTGGCCCTCCCCCATCGTCGTCGACAAGCACTGCATCGGCGGCATCCCGGGCAATCGCACCTCGATGGTCGTCGTGCCGATCGTCGCCGCTCACGGCCTGACGATCCCGAAGACCTCGTCGCGCGCCATCACCTCGCCCGCCGGCACCGCCGATACCATGGAGGTGCTGGCCCGGGTCGATCTCGGCGTCGAGGAGATGAAGGAGGTCGTCGCCGCCTGCCATGGCTGTCTGGTGTGGGGCGGGCACGTCAACCTGTCGCCGGCCGACGACGTCCTGATCTCGGTCGAACGTCCGCTCTCCATCGACACCCGGGAACAGATGGTCGCCTCGATCATGTCGAAGAAGCTGGCTGCCGGCTCGACCCACCTCCTGGTCGACCTGCCGGTCGGCCCCTCCGCCAAACTCGGCAATGCCGCGGAGGCGATGCGGCTGCGCAAACTGTTCGAATTCGTCGGCGATCGCTTCGGCATCGCCGTCGAGGTGATCATGACCGACGGCCGCCAGCCGATCGGCAACGGCATCGGCCCGGTGCTCGAGGCGCGCGACGTCATGGCGGTGCTGTCGGGCGATCCGAAGGCGCCGGTCGACCTCCGTGAGAAATCGTTGCGTCTTGCCGCGCATCTCCTGGAGTACGACCCGCAGCTGCGCGGCGGCAGCGGCTATGCCCGCGCCCGCGAGCTGCTCGACAGCGGCGCCGCCTTCAAGCAGATGCAGAAGATCATCGACGCCCAGGGGCCTTCGCCCTGCGCCGTCCAGCCCGGCCCCCTGAGCCTCGATGTCCGCGCCGAGGCCGATGGCATTGTCGCCGGCATCGACTGCCTGCAGCTCAACCGCCTCGCCCGCACCGCGGGCGCGCCGCTCGACGGGGGCGCCGGCATCGACCTGTTCAAGAAGGTGGGCGACCGCGTCGACAAGGGCGAGCCGCTCTACCGCATCTATTCCCTCGACGCCTCCCAGCACGAGCTCGTCGCCGCGGCAGTGCGCAGCAGCAACGGCTATCTGGTCAACGGCCATCCGCCCGTGGACGGGAAGCCGGCATGA